In the Gemmatimonadota bacterium genome, one interval contains:
- a CDS encoding 3-hydroxybutyryl-CoA dehydrogenase — translation MVVGVVGAGAMGSGIAQVALARGHRVLLTDAVYATVRRAQEAIAAGLAREVEKGRMTAEARDAALARLQLVEPDHGVGPFRECGIVIEAIVEKLEVKQATFRAIELVVAHDCILATNTSSLSVASIGGGCASPERVVGVHFFNPATVMPLVEIVPGVRTDPAVVERATRLVTSWGKVTVRAADTPGFIVNRIARPFYGEALRMLEEGVADVATIDWAMKTIGGFRMGPFELMDFIGHDVNYIVTESVWTSMYYDARYRPSLTQKRLLEAGLLGRKRGRGFYDYTDGATSPAPVKDETLGTIIFRRTLAMLVNEAADALYLRIATAADIELAMTKGVNYPKGLLAWGNEIGLEKLLEHLEALQAETGEDRYRPSPLLRRMVRNADRFAL, via the coding sequence ATGGTGGTCGGCGTGGTCGGTGCCGGCGCCATGGGCTCGGGGATCGCGCAGGTCGCGCTGGCGCGCGGGCATCGCGTGCTCCTGACCGATGCCGTGTATGCGACCGTACGCCGGGCGCAGGAGGCGATCGCCGCCGGCCTTGCGCGGGAGGTGGAGAAGGGGCGCATGACGGCCGAGGCGCGCGACGCGGCACTGGCGCGCTTGCAGCTGGTGGAACCCGACCATGGCGTCGGCCCGTTCCGCGAGTGCGGGATCGTGATCGAGGCGATCGTCGAGAAGCTCGAAGTGAAGCAGGCGACGTTCCGGGCCATCGAACTCGTCGTCGCGCACGACTGCATTCTCGCGACCAACACGTCGTCGCTGTCGGTGGCGTCGATCGGCGGCGGGTGCGCGTCGCCCGAACGGGTCGTGGGCGTGCACTTCTTCAATCCGGCGACGGTGATGCCGCTCGTGGAGATCGTTCCCGGTGTGCGCACCGATCCTGCGGTGGTCGAGCGGGCGACGCGACTGGTGACGTCGTGGGGGAAGGTGACGGTGCGCGCGGCTGACACGCCGGGCTTCATCGTCAATCGCATCGCGCGCCCGTTCTACGGCGAGGCGCTGCGCATGCTCGAGGAGGGGGTCGCCGACGTCGCGACGATCGACTGGGCGATGAAGACGATCGGCGGCTTCCGTATGGGACCGTTCGAGCTGATGGACTTCATCGGCCATGACGTGAACTACATAGTGACGGAGAGCGTCTGGACGTCGATGTACTACGACGCGCGCTATCGCCCGTCCCTCACGCAGAAGCGCCTGCTCGAGGCGGGGCTGCTCGGACGCAAGCGGGGGCGCGGCTTCTACGACTACACCGACGGGGCCACGTCGCCGGCGCCGGTCAAGGACGAGACGCTGGGGACGATCATCTTCCGGCGCACGCTGGCGATGCTGGTCAACGAGGCGGCCGACGCACTCTACCTGCGAATTGCCACCGCGGCCGACATCGAGCTGGCGATGACCAAGGGGGTCAACTACCCCAAGGGGTTGCTGGCCTGGGGGAACGAGATCGGGCTCGAGAAGCTGCTGGAGCATCTCGAGGCGCTGCAGGCCGAGACGGGGGAGGATCGCTATCGCCCGTCGCCGCTGCTGCGCCGCATGGTGCGCAACGCCGACCGCTTCGCCCTATGA
- the ggt gene encoding gamma-glutamyltransferase: MPIPHRSPSGALARRASRPRLAVTLLVAATTLALPLAAQGTRSTTRAVPAATRVPPGGTGAVASTRGIVVSVSNVASDIGADVLARGGNAVDAAVATAFALAVTHPSAGNIGGGGFMVVRKATGEATTFDFREKAPRSASATMFLNTDGSIAYARTDSGWLAPGVPGTVRGMEMAHKALGRLRWRDVVLPAAQLAARGFPLSRALAADLNEQLRTTFAPFPASVAAYGKRGGKPWRAGDLLRLPDLARTLRTIADSGADAFYTGWIADSLDAQMRAHGGAITRQDLADYRAVERPPLHGSYLGYEIIAMGPPSSGGTVLLEVLNQLEALNAERFTRTSSDFLHLRIEAARRAYLDRARFLGDPDFGPIPVDRLTAKSYADSLARSIDPNRASNSVALGGSLVSTSETMQTTHYSVVDAEGNAVSVTYTLEGGYGSGVVVRGAGFLLNNEMGDFNKKPGYTSTRGDIGTPPNVVAPGKRMLSSMTPTIVARDGALVLVTGSPGGRTIPNTVLDVVLGVTAFKLSVRAAVDAPRLHHQWLPDETRYEAGAIPDSTKQELEAMGHVIRQGPVRSQGDAHSIWYDATTRTAYGANDTRTPDSKASAPRAKGSRAKR; the protein is encoded by the coding sequence ATGCCGATTCCGCATCGATCCCCGTCGGGCGCCCTCGCTCGCCGCGCCTCGCGTCCCCGCCTCGCCGTCACCCTCCTCGTCGCCGCGACGACGCTCGCCCTCCCGCTGGCGGCGCAGGGCACCCGCTCGACAACACGCGCCGTGCCGGCCGCGACGCGCGTCCCCCCCGGCGGCACCGGCGCCGTCGCCTCGACTCGCGGGATCGTCGTCTCGGTCTCCAACGTCGCCTCCGACATTGGCGCCGACGTCCTCGCGCGCGGCGGCAATGCGGTCGACGCCGCCGTCGCCACCGCCTTCGCCCTCGCCGTGACGCACCCGTCGGCCGGGAACATCGGCGGCGGCGGCTTCATGGTCGTGCGCAAGGCGACCGGCGAGGCGACGACGTTCGACTTTCGCGAGAAGGCCCCGCGCAGCGCCTCCGCGACGATGTTCCTCAACACCGACGGCTCCATCGCCTATGCCCGCACCGACTCCGGCTGGCTCGCCCCCGGCGTTCCGGGGACCGTGCGGGGGATGGAGATGGCACACAAGGCGTTAGGCAGGCTGCGGTGGCGCGACGTCGTCCTCCCGGCCGCACAGCTCGCGGCGCGCGGCTTCCCGCTCTCCCGTGCGCTGGCCGCGGACCTCAACGAACAGCTGCGCACCACCTTCGCCCCCTTCCCCGCCTCGGTCGCGGCGTACGGCAAGCGCGGCGGCAAACCGTGGCGTGCCGGTGACCTGCTGCGGCTCCCGGACCTGGCGCGCACGCTGCGCACCATCGCCGACAGCGGGGCCGACGCCTTCTACACCGGGTGGATCGCCGACTCCCTCGACGCCCAGATGCGCGCGCACGGCGGGGCCATCACGAGGCAGGACCTGGCCGACTACCGCGCCGTGGAACGACCGCCGCTGCACGGCTCCTACCTGGGGTACGAGATCATCGCCATGGGGCCGCCCAGCTCCGGCGGCACGGTGCTGCTCGAAGTGCTCAACCAGCTCGAGGCGCTCAACGCCGAGCGCTTCACGCGCACGTCGAGCGACTTCCTGCACCTGCGCATCGAGGCGGCGCGCCGCGCCTACCTCGACCGCGCGCGCTTCCTGGGCGACCCCGACTTCGGCCCCATCCCGGTCGACCGCCTCACCGCCAAGAGCTACGCCGACTCGCTCGCCCGCAGCATCGATCCCAACCGGGCCTCCAACTCGGTGGCGTTAGGCGGGTCGCTGGTCAGCACGAGCGAGACGATGCAGACCACCCACTACTCGGTGGTCGACGCCGAGGGCAACGCGGTCTCGGTCACCTACACGCTCGAAGGCGGGTACGGCTCGGGGGTCGTGGTGCGCGGGGCCGGCTTCCTCCTCAACAACGAGATGGGGGACTTCAACAAGAAGCCCGGCTACACGTCCACACGCGGCGACATCGGCACCCCCCCCAACGTGGTGGCGCCAGGCAAGCGCATGCTCAGTTCGATGACTCCGACGATCGTCGCCCGGGATGGCGCCCTCGTCCTGGTGACCGGTTCACCCGGCGGTCGCACGATCCCCAACACCGTCCTCGACGTCGTGCTGGGGGTGACGGCGTTCAAGCTCTCCGTGCGCGCCGCCGTCGACGCGCCGCGCCTGCATCATCAGTGGCTCCCCGACGAGACCCGCTACGAGGCCGGCGCGATCCCCGACTCCACGAAGCAGGAACTCGAGGCGATGGGGCACGTCATCCGACAGGGCCCCGTCCGCTCGCAGGGTGATGCCCACAGCATCTGGTACGACGCGACGACCCGGACCGCGTACGGAGCCAACGACACGCGCACACCGGATTCGAAGGCGAGCGCCCCCCGAGCCAAGGGTAGCCGCGCGAAGCGGTAG
- the pcaF gene encoding 3-oxoadipyl-CoA thiolase — protein sequence MRDAFIVDGVRTPIGSFAGALSGVRPDDLAALTIRELLRRQSRVEGEKIVDVILGCANQAGEDNRNVARMASLLAGLPTSVPGETVNRLCASGLSAVANAARAVKLAEGGLYIAGGVESMSRAPYVMSKATTPFARDAQLFDTSLGWRFVNPAMKEQYGIDAMGQTAENVADQWKISREDQDAFALRSQQKAAAAREGGRFVEEIVPVQVPGAKRGTTAEVAADEFIRPDTTLEGLARLKPAFRTDGKGSVTAGNSSGINDGACALLLASEPACKEEGLSPIARVVAAGAAGVEPRIMGIGPVPATQLVMQRSGLSIDEMDVIELNEAFAAQGLAVLRELGVADDDPRVNPNGGAIALGHPLGMSGARLALTAARELQRTGKRYALCTMCIGVGQGFAMILERA from the coding sequence ATGCGTGATGCCTTCATCGTCGACGGCGTACGGACGCCGATCGGCTCCTTTGCCGGCGCCCTGAGCGGCGTGCGTCCCGACGACCTGGCGGCGCTCACGATCCGCGAGCTGCTGCGCCGTCAGTCGCGCGTGGAGGGCGAGAAGATCGTCGACGTGATCCTCGGCTGCGCGAACCAGGCGGGCGAGGACAACCGCAACGTGGCGCGCATGGCGTCGCTGCTGGCGGGACTCCCGACCAGCGTCCCCGGGGAGACGGTGAACCGGCTGTGCGCCTCGGGGCTGAGTGCGGTGGCCAACGCGGCCCGTGCGGTCAAGCTCGCCGAGGGCGGGCTCTACATCGCCGGTGGCGTGGAGAGCATGTCGCGCGCGCCGTACGTGATGTCGAAGGCGACGACCCCCTTCGCCCGCGACGCGCAGCTCTTCGATACGTCGCTGGGTTGGCGCTTCGTGAATCCGGCGATGAAGGAGCAGTACGGGATCGACGCGATGGGGCAAACGGCCGAGAACGTGGCCGACCAGTGGAAGATCTCTCGCGAGGACCAGGACGCGTTCGCGTTGCGCTCGCAGCAGAAGGCGGCGGCCGCGCGCGAGGGCGGGCGATTCGTGGAGGAGATCGTCCCGGTGCAGGTGCCCGGGGCCAAGCGCGGGACGACGGCGGAGGTGGCGGCCGACGAGTTCATCCGCCCCGACACGACGCTCGAAGGGCTGGCCCGGCTCAAGCCGGCCTTCCGCACCGACGGCAAGGGGTCGGTCACCGCCGGGAACTCGTCGGGGATCAACGACGGGGCGTGCGCGCTGCTGCTCGCGTCGGAGCCGGCGTGCAAGGAGGAGGGGCTGTCACCCATCGCGCGGGTCGTGGCGGCCGGCGCGGCCGGTGTGGAGCCGCGCATCATGGGCATCGGACCGGTCCCGGCCACGCAACTGGTGATGCAGCGCTCCGGTCTGTCGATCGATGAGATGGACGTGATCGAACTCAATGAGGCGTTCGCCGCGCAGGGCCTGGCCGTCCTGCGCGAGCTCGGCGTGGCCGACGACGATCCGCGGGTGAACCCGAACGGCGGCGCGATCGCGCTCGGTCACCCGTTAGGCATGTCGGGGGCGCGGCTGGCGCTCACCGCGGCGCGCGAGCTGCAGCGGACGGGGAAGCGGTATGCGCTGTGCACGATGTGCATCGGGGTCGGGCAGGGGTTCGCGATGATCCTCGAGCGCGCGTGA
- a CDS encoding response regulator transcription factor — MTTTIPVGHQRFVVPTEQLDALVLIIDDEPQIRKALAQVLEERGARVLDAPTGADGLALAASRMPDLVILDIGLPDMAGDVVCRELRAWSQVPIVVLSARHSEAEKVRMLDLGADDYLTKPFGSAELVARVRAHLRRATVVESDLPAVIRAGDIEIDFHRRGAFRGGERLHLTPLEWSLLRTMATQAGRTLTHRQLFDAVWARSHGNASQYLRVFITALRKKIEPDPSSPQLIVTEPGVGYRFEVPR, encoded by the coding sequence ATGACTACGACAATTCCCGTTGGCCATCAGCGCTTCGTCGTTCCGACCGAGCAGTTGGACGCGTTGGTGCTCATCATCGACGACGAGCCGCAGATTCGAAAGGCGTTGGCGCAGGTGCTCGAGGAGCGTGGCGCTCGTGTCCTCGACGCCCCCACGGGTGCCGACGGGCTGGCGCTGGCGGCCTCTCGCATGCCCGACCTCGTCATCCTCGACATCGGGCTCCCCGACATGGCGGGGGACGTGGTCTGCCGCGAACTGCGCGCGTGGAGCCAGGTTCCCATCGTGGTGCTCTCGGCACGGCACTCCGAGGCGGAAAAGGTGCGGATGCTCGACCTCGGCGCCGATGACTATCTCACCAAGCCCTTTGGGTCGGCCGAATTGGTGGCCCGCGTGCGGGCGCACCTGCGGCGCGCGACCGTGGTCGAGAGCGACCTGCCGGCGGTGATTCGCGCCGGGGACATCGAGATCGACTTCCATCGACGCGGGGCCTTTCGTGGTGGCGAGCGGTTGCACCTGACGCCGCTCGAGTGGTCGCTGCTGCGCACCATGGCGACCCAGGCCGGGCGCACGCTCACGCATCGCCAGCTGTTCGACGCGGTGTGGGCGCGCTCGCACGGGAACGCCTCGCAATACCTGCGCGTGTTCATCACGGCGCTGCGGAAGAAGATCGAGCCCGATCCGTCGTCGCCGCAGCTGATCGTGACCGAGCCCGGCGTCGGTTACCGTTTCGAGGTTCCCCGCTAG
- the paaZ gene encoding phenylacetic acid degradation bifunctional protein PaaZ: MRLQNFALGQWVQGTGSATDLFHAVTGDKVAEASSAGLDFQAMLHYARTVGGPAMRRLTFHQRALMLKEVAKYLGERKEALYALSTATGATKADSWVDIDGGIGTFYVYASKGRRELPNETFYVDGGAEAISKGGTFVGRHICVPLEGAAVHINAFNFPVWGMMEKLAPSLLAGVPCIVKPATLTSYLTEAAFRMIVESKILPEGAIQLICGSAGDLLDHLECQDAVAFTGSASTGRMLKESKRVVHNAVRFNMEADSLNCSILGPDAVPGTEEFDLFVKEVVREMTSKAGQKCTAIRRTIVPDNVMGDVIAALRKRLGDVKVGDPTAEGVKMGPLAGRAQVREVGKAAEGIRAGAEVVFGGALGALVNADAEKGAFYPITLLACNTPFANSAPHDIEAFGPVNTVMPYATVDDAIALARLGKGSLCGSLFTADHRVARDIVLGTAAYHGRLYVANRHSAKEATGHGSPLPHLVHGGPGRAGGGEEMGGMRGVMHYMQRTAVQGAPETITRITNEWIPGANQPTDRIHPFRKYFDELEIGDSLTTHRRTVTETDIVNFAGLSGDHFYAHMDEIAAKESIFGKRVAHGYFVIAAAAGLFVDPAPGPVLANYGMENLRFTKPVYAGDTIQVKLTCKQKTLKETPADGVPQGVVAWDVCVNNQEGEMVATYTILTLVARQ, translated from the coding sequence ATGCGACTCCAGAACTTCGCCCTCGGCCAGTGGGTGCAGGGCACCGGATCCGCGACCGATCTCTTCCACGCCGTCACCGGCGACAAGGTGGCCGAAGCGAGCAGCGCCGGTCTCGACTTCCAGGCGATGCTCCACTACGCCCGCACCGTCGGCGGCCCCGCGATGCGTCGCCTCACCTTCCATCAGCGCGCGCTGATGCTCAAGGAGGTCGCCAAGTACCTCGGCGAGCGAAAGGAGGCGTTGTACGCGCTCTCCACCGCCACCGGGGCCACCAAGGCGGACTCGTGGGTCGACATCGACGGTGGGATCGGGACGTTCTACGTGTACGCCAGCAAGGGGCGTCGTGAGCTTCCGAACGAGACGTTCTACGTCGATGGCGGTGCGGAGGCGATCTCCAAGGGGGGGACCTTCGTTGGGCGCCACATCTGCGTCCCGCTGGAAGGGGCGGCGGTGCACATCAACGCCTTCAACTTCCCCGTCTGGGGGATGATGGAGAAGCTCGCGCCGTCGTTGCTGGCGGGCGTCCCCTGCATCGTGAAGCCGGCCACGCTGACCTCGTACCTGACCGAGGCGGCGTTCCGCATGATCGTCGAGTCGAAGATCCTCCCCGAGGGCGCCATCCAGCTCATCTGCGGGAGCGCGGGCGACCTGCTCGACCATCTCGAGTGCCAGGACGCCGTCGCCTTCACCGGGTCGGCGTCGACAGGGCGGATGCTCAAGGAGTCGAAGCGCGTGGTGCACAACGCGGTGCGCTTCAACATGGAGGCCGACTCGCTCAACTGCTCCATCCTTGGCCCCGATGCGGTCCCCGGCACCGAGGAGTTTGACCTCTTCGTCAAGGAGGTCGTGCGGGAGATGACGTCGAAGGCGGGGCAGAAGTGCACCGCCATCCGCCGCACGATCGTCCCCGACAACGTGATGGGCGACGTGATCGCCGCGCTGCGCAAGCGGCTGGGCGACGTGAAGGTGGGCGACCCCACCGCCGAGGGGGTGAAGATGGGGCCCCTCGCCGGACGCGCGCAGGTGCGTGAGGTGGGCAAGGCGGCCGAGGGGATTCGCGCGGGAGCCGAGGTCGTCTTCGGCGGTGCACTCGGTGCGCTGGTCAACGCCGACGCCGAGAAAGGGGCGTTCTATCCCATCACGCTGCTCGCCTGCAACACACCGTTTGCCAACTCGGCACCGCACGACATCGAGGCGTTCGGCCCGGTCAACACGGTGATGCCGTACGCCACCGTCGACGACGCCATCGCGCTGGCGCGCCTGGGGAAGGGGTCGCTCTGCGGGTCGCTCTTCACCGCCGACCACCGGGTAGCGCGCGACATCGTCCTGGGGACGGCGGCGTACCACGGCCGGCTCTACGTCGCCAATCGGCACAGCGCGAAGGAGGCGACGGGGCACGGATCGCCGCTTCCGCACCTGGTGCACGGGGGGCCAGGGCGCGCGGGGGGCGGTGAGGAGATGGGGGGGATGCGCGGCGTGATGCACTACATGCAGCGCACGGCGGTGCAGGGGGCGCCGGAGACCATCACCCGCATCACGAATGAGTGGATTCCGGGTGCCAACCAGCCCACCGACCGCATCCACCCCTTCCGGAAGTACTTCGACGAGTTGGAGATCGGCGACTCGCTCACCACGCATCGCCGCACGGTGACCGAGACCGACATCGTCAACTTCGCTGGCCTGAGCGGCGACCACTTCTACGCCCACATGGACGAGATCGCGGCGAAGGAGTCGATCTTCGGGAAGCGGGTGGCGCACGGCTACTTCGTCATCGCCGCCGCGGCTGGGTTGTTCGTCGACCCGGCGCCCGGACCGGTCCTGGCCAACTACGGCATGGAGAACCTGCGATTCACCAAGCCGGTCTATGCCGGGGATACGATCCAGGTGAAGCTCACCTGCAAACAGAAGACGCTGAAGGAGACACCGGCCGATGGCGTCCCGCAGGGGGTGGTGGCGTGGGACGTGTGTGTCAACAATCAGGAGGGCGAGATGGTCGCGACGTACACCATCCTGACCCTCGTCGCCCGACAGTAG
- a CDS encoding peptidylprolyl isomerase, whose protein sequence is MRRLAVVASQALRDTAVRRAVVTASLRDPSFVVRFEAVRAYRTLPSPRPCAPLIAMTYDPNPHVLLAAIDALGTGCDERQVAADTLLGVIDMRNTQRAIRPKGGTSWHPHAHALVALARVAPATAIPLLRRDARHPLWQVRLYVARAAAAVKDTLTLSALAYDTNGNVREAALAGISSTVGHVADRVFTAALASTDYQVVLQAATALKGAPFPDSVVPALLAAFDRLSAEQRENALDPRLAILDRLGELGGPRQASRLAAYAADFDSTVARRAATILERWTLRRVAATPRPLPRPGEQVASLLGGELRLLVKMSSASGGGSFVVRLLTDEAPVTVARLVRLARAGYYAGLTFHRVEPTFVIQGGSPAATEYVGDGPFMRDEVGLPSHVRGTLGISTRGRDTGDAQLFVNLTDNFRLDHDYTVFGEIIQGREVAEGIIEGDVIERVDVVRAR, encoded by the coding sequence GTGCGGCGACTGGCGGTCGTGGCGTCGCAGGCGTTGCGTGACACGGCGGTACGTCGCGCGGTGGTCACGGCGTCGCTTCGCGATCCGTCGTTCGTGGTGCGCTTCGAGGCGGTGCGGGCTTATCGCACCCTGCCGTCCCCGCGCCCGTGCGCGCCGCTCATCGCCATGACGTACGATCCCAACCCGCACGTGCTGCTGGCCGCGATCGACGCGTTAGGCACGGGATGCGACGAGCGACAGGTGGCGGCCGACACGCTGCTCGGCGTCATCGACATGCGCAACACGCAGCGCGCGATCCGCCCCAAGGGGGGGACCAGCTGGCATCCGCACGCCCACGCGCTGGTGGCGCTGGCACGTGTGGCGCCGGCCACGGCGATCCCGCTGCTGCGCCGGGACGCCCGGCACCCGCTGTGGCAGGTGCGGCTCTATGTGGCGCGCGCCGCGGCGGCGGTGAAGGACACGCTGACGCTCAGCGCGCTCGCGTACGACACCAACGGCAACGTGCGCGAGGCGGCGCTCGCCGGGATTTCGTCCACGGTGGGACACGTGGCCGATCGTGTCTTCACCGCGGCGCTCGCGTCGACCGACTATCAGGTGGTGCTGCAGGCGGCCACGGCGCTCAAGGGGGCGCCGTTCCCCGACTCGGTGGTGCCGGCGCTCCTGGCGGCGTTCGACCGGCTGAGCGCGGAGCAGCGCGAAAACGCGCTCGATCCGCGCCTGGCGATCCTGGATCGGTTGGGCGAACTGGGGGGGCCGCGTCAGGCATCGCGGCTCGCCGCCTACGCCGCCGACTTCGACTCCACGGTTGCACGTCGAGCGGCGACGATCCTCGAGCGCTGGACGTTGCGGCGGGTGGCGGCGACGCCACGGCCGCTCCCGCGCCCCGGGGAGCAGGTTGCCTCGCTCCTGGGCGGAGAGCTTCGGCTGCTGGTGAAGATGTCCTCGGCGAGCGGGGGCGGCTCGTTCGTCGTGCGGCTCCTGACCGACGAGGCGCCGGTGACGGTCGCACGCCTCGTGCGCCTGGCGCGTGCGGGCTACTACGCGGGGCTGACCTTCCATCGCGTGGAACCGACCTTCGTCATCCAGGGGGGGAGTCCGGCGGCGACCGAGTACGTGGGGGATGGCCCCTTCATGCGCGACGAGGTGGGGCTCCCGAGCCACGTGCGCGGGACGCTGGGGATCTCGACGCGGGGGCGCGACACCGGCGACGCGCAGCTCTTCGTCAACCTCACCGACAACTTCCGTCTCGACCACGACTACACGGTGTTCGGCGAGATCATCCAGGGGCGCGAGGTGGCGGAGGGGATCATCGAGGGCGATGTGATCGAGCGGGTGGACGTGGTGCGGGCGCGGTGA
- the paaI gene encoding hydroxyphenylacetyl-CoA thioesterase PaaI, translating to MTASTNDPQRLAERVVEGMMATDALSRWLGLEVVAVAPRHATCRMTVRPEMVNGFGVAHGGIVFSLADSAFACACNTHGTVTVAVDNTITYPAAIHPGDVLTAVADEEAGSNRLGYYRVVVTNQHDRVVALFKGTAYKTSRPHFPDETSHA from the coding sequence ATGACCGCTTCGACCAACGATCCGCAGCGACTTGCCGAGCGGGTGGTGGAGGGGATGATGGCCACCGACGCGCTCAGCCGGTGGCTGGGACTGGAGGTCGTCGCGGTGGCGCCGCGGCACGCGACCTGTCGCATGACCGTACGCCCCGAGATGGTGAACGGCTTTGGCGTGGCGCACGGCGGGATCGTCTTCTCGCTCGCCGACTCGGCCTTTGCCTGCGCGTGCAACACCCACGGCACGGTGACCGTGGCGGTGGACAACACGATCACCTATCCCGCGGCGATCCACCCCGGCGACGTGCTGACGGCGGTCGCCGACGAAGAAGCGGGCTCCAATCGACTGGGCTACTATCGCGTGGTGGTGACCAACCAGCACGACCGCGTGGTGGCGCTCTTCAAGGGGACCGCGTACAAGACGTCGCGCCCTCACTTTCCCGACGAGACCAGCCATGCGTGA
- a CDS encoding 2-(1,2-epoxy-1,2-dihydrophenyl)acetyl-CoA isomerase produces the protein MTETAILHEVSGGVMRITLNRPDVLNSFHMAMGRQLQDVLDRAADDGAVRAVLLTGAGRAFCAGQDLGAVSLDDPAGLPDLGDVVRELWNPIVRRLRQLEKPVVAAVNGVAAGAGANLALACDIVLASRSASFIQAFSKLGIIPDSGGTFFLPRLVGMARATALTFLAEKVSAQQAAEWGMIWRVCEPEALMAEAEALALQLATQPTRGFALTKQALNASVTHDVVAQLEVEEQLQRAAGRTRDFVEGVRAFREKRAPEFRGE, from the coding sequence ATGACTGAGACGGCAATCCTGCACGAGGTGTCGGGAGGGGTGATGCGCATCACCCTGAACCGCCCGGACGTGCTCAACTCGTTCCACATGGCGATGGGCCGTCAGTTGCAAGACGTGCTCGACCGTGCGGCGGACGACGGCGCGGTGCGCGCGGTGCTGCTCACCGGCGCGGGGCGTGCGTTCTGCGCCGGCCAGGACCTGGGGGCGGTGTCGCTCGACGACCCGGCGGGGCTCCCCGACCTGGGCGACGTGGTGCGCGAACTCTGGAATCCCATCGTGCGCCGGTTGCGGCAGCTGGAGAAGCCGGTGGTGGCGGCGGTCAACGGCGTCGCGGCGGGGGCGGGGGCCAACCTGGCGCTGGCGTGCGACATCGTCCTCGCGTCGCGATCGGCGTCGTTCATCCAGGCGTTCAGCAAGCTGGGGATCATTCCGGACAGCGGAGGGACCTTTTTCCTTCCGCGCCTCGTGGGGATGGCGCGGGCGACGGCCCTGACCTTCCTGGCCGAAAAGGTGTCGGCGCAACAGGCGGCGGAGTGGGGGATGATCTGGCGGGTCTGCGAACCGGAGGCGCTGATGGCGGAAGCGGAGGCGCTGGCGCTGCAGCTGGCGACGCAGCCCACGCGTGGCTTCGCCCTCACGAAGCAGGCGCTCAACGCGTCCGTGACCCACGATGTGGTCGCCCAGCTCGAGGTCGAGGAACAGCTGCAACGTGCTGCCGGGCGCACGCGCGACTTCGTGGAGGGGGTGCGCGCCTTCCGCGAGAAGCGGGCACCGGAGTTTCGCGGTGAGTAA
- a CDS encoding transferase hexapeptide repeat family protein produces the protein MIYAFDGIIPVVDPTAFVHPQAVVTGHVTIGRDVYVGPGAALRGDWGAIEVADGCNIQENCTVHMFPGVTVVLEEGAHIGHGAIIHGARIGRNALVGMNAVVMDNAVIGAGCIVGALCFVPAEMQVPDRKVVVGNPAKIVKDVSDEMLAWKTEGTALYQALPAQLHATLQGVDPLREKPAGWGTRPFPALKPWSRTKE, from the coding sequence GTGATCTACGCCTTCGACGGCATCATCCCGGTCGTCGACCCGACCGCCTTCGTCCATCCGCAGGCGGTCGTCACCGGGCACGTGACCATCGGGCGCGACGTGTATGTCGGTCCCGGGGCGGCGCTGCGCGGCGACTGGGGGGCCATCGAGGTCGCCGACGGCTGCAACATCCAGGAGAACTGCACCGTGCACATGTTCCCCGGTGTGACGGTCGTCCTGGAGGAAGGGGCGCACATCGGGCACGGCGCGATCATCCACGGCGCCCGCATCGGCCGCAACGCCCTGGTGGGGATGAATGCGGTGGTGATGGACAACGCCGTGATCGGCGCCGGTTGCATCGTCGGCGCCCTCTGCTTCGTCCCCGCCGAGATGCAGGTCCCCGATCGCAAGGTGGTGGTGGGGAATCCGGCGAAGATCGTGAAGGACGTCTCCGACGAGATGCTCGCCTGGAAGACCGAGGGGACCGCGCTCTACCAGGCGCTCCCGGCGCAGCTGCACGCCACGCTGCAGGGCGTGGATCCCCTGCGTGAGAAGCCCGCCGGCTGGGGGACGCGCCCGTTCCCCGCGCTCAAGCCCTGGAGCCGCACGAAGGAGTAG